The following coding sequences lie in one Microvirgula aerodenitrificans DSM 15089 genomic window:
- a CDS encoding response regulator transcription factor, with product MKPGDAIRGGDINESKETMTAESPNLLISVILIDDHPVMRYALRHMIEEQGRFNVLGEAEDASRGFELIRTHFPDVVLLDLFLPDINGLDLIYKISVLPRPPRILVLSGQDERLYSNRVMSAGAHGYVSKSKGIQEIKNALVMVAGGYSCFPIASLYVGPEQKADRDLLSCLTKREMTVLIGLVRGQSNKEIADSLFLSQKTISSYKVRILEKLHLHTLADMINFAIKNKLIESERWQR from the coding sequence ATGAAACCCGGGGACGCCATCAGGGGAGGGGATATCAATGAATCGAAGGAAACGATGACGGCGGAAAGCCCCAACCTGCTGATCAGCGTCATTCTGATCGACGACCATCCGGTGATGCGTTATGCGCTGAGGCACATGATCGAAGAGCAGGGGCGGTTCAATGTCCTTGGCGAGGCCGAGGATGCTTCCCGCGGATTTGAACTGATCCGGACGCATTTTCCCGATGTGGTGCTGCTGGACCTGTTCCTGCCGGACATCAACGGCCTTGACCTTATCTACAAAATATCCGTCCTGCCACGACCTCCGAGAATACTGGTGCTGTCCGGGCAGGACGAACGCCTGTATTCGAACCGGGTGATGAGCGCCGGTGCACACGGTTATGTCAGCAAGAGCAAGGGCATCCAGGAAATCAAGAATGCGCTGGTGATGGTTGCCGGCGGTTATTCATGCTTCCCGATCGCTTCCCTGTATGTCGGCCCGGAGCAGAAGGCCGACCGGGATCTGCTGTCTTGTCTGACCAAGCGTGAAATGACCGTGCTGATCGGGCTGGTTCGAGGGCAGTCCAACAAGGAAATCGCCGACAGCCTGTTCCTCAGCCAGAAAACCATTAGCTCATACAAGGTGCGGATACTGGAAAAGCTGCACCTGCACAC